In Fusarium verticillioides 7600 chromosome 6, whole genome shotgun sequence, the sequence TTGGTCTCCATCCATTTCGACATCACTAGCTTCTTGTTCGCTCTCGTTCTCAGAGTCCGCCCTGTTCCGTTGACGGGTGCGAACATCTTCCTCTGATTCCTCGTCTTGGACCTGAAGCGTATAGTAAGTTAGAGCTTCGTCCTTAGTGAATCACTGAGGAATTGAACTCACGGGACGGCGGCGCCTTTGTGTAGGCATATTAATAGCGAACAATTGTGGTTACTCAATATCAAATCTCACACAGATACTCAGATTGGTGTTGCAATGATGCAAATATTGGCGATTTGTATGAATGAAAAAGATGGAGGGGGTGGCTTATACTGACAAAAGGCTATACGCGGTCTTCGCCCTTCCCAACTTAGACGCGTTGAGTCCTGTCACGCAACGGGAGCTTATCGCTTATCCTGTTATCGGCTTATCGGATAAAATTTCTAGTAACACTGGTCTGCCTCTACCTTAGTTTTGGGCAAGTTTTGGTCGAACTGTCGCATTCCGCTCCCTCAATGGGGCTTCCGTATTTATTCTTTACTCCTCAATGATTTCTAGAGCGGTGCGAGTGCCGCGTATTCGCCTGGCATGCAGGTTTGGCTTAATAACACAACGAAGCACTGGGCTGGGCTTTCGACCAAGTCCAGTCCATGAAGGCCTGGCACGACGATTATATACATCTGACCTTGGAAAAGCTGGGGAGAACAGGGCTGAACCTTTCATAACGAATACGGACGCTCCGAAAACAACGCcggaagaagaggaactggACAAAGAGTCAAAAGTTTCAGCTACAGCATCAGAAGAGGCGACACCGGTTCCAAATCTTCCCTCTGCCACCAACGTCGACTCTGAGCCAACTAGTAGCTCCGAGGAACTTCAATTAGACGAGGACCCGATCTCCAAAGACACGAAGTCATCCCCTGGCGACGAGACATTCCCAGAGAACCTAATTGACGATGTACTGAACGAATCCCCATCACAACCGCAATCGTCAAGATTCGTTTTACCTGACCTACCCGACTTTCCCAAATCGTCGTCAGGATATTCGCCTAGCCCCGAACAGTATGCACTAGACGAACTCTTGGGAGAATCGCAGAAGCCAGGGATCGAGGCATATGAACTGCCTGAACTAGAAGCCcaagatgttggagatgatctCATGCCTCTGCCAAAGAGACGCCTCCACGATCGTCTTATGCACGATGAATCCCTCGGAGTTTCTACTCTGGGAATGCCAGCGGATGccatcattatcaacaaTCCGAATATGACACGCATCGAGCGGCCAGCCCCCACCGTGGTGGAAGCGAAACCTATAGACACTACAGACCTTGACTGGCAAAACTTGACTCCTTCCGGAATGACGGAGCCTGAATCTGAAGATATATTCAAGAATATCGACGAAATTTGCCCCGTGAGTCGTATTCTGCGTCAAACTGATatcgacaagctcgtcaacacTCTTTGCGACGGTTTCACACTCACGCAGCTGCGGGAATATCACAGTGCTCGCAAGCCAGAACCCAGGGATCATGACGTGGTAAAATATGATTGGATAGAAGAGATTGTACCATGGACATCAATGAACTCAGTTCGACTGCGTGGCAATGATAAGGCCACTCTTGCTCAAAAGATCGTGTTGGATAAATGGAAGATCGAGGTTCAGGAACATGCGGACGATCTTGGAAAAGCGTTTGTTTGGATGGATCCTGACATCTTCCCCTTTCTCACATGTTTGTTCCCAAGAACCTGGCCTTGATGTTATATTTGCTGACTGGCGGTCACAGATGGCCCCAATAACATAGGTCGTCTACTCTGGGAGCTCAGGAGGGATTTCGTAGTCGGCGAAGACGAGAAGTTAACACTGCATACCCCGAAATGCCGCCTCAATATTACAGCGAAGAAGTCAACTACTTATGGTATCCTCGCTCATATCGACCAGGCCGtgcagaggatgaagagccgGGTTATCGACGTTGCCCCCCttcttccaaagcctcgGTCAGTAGCTCTGACGCAGGCAGAGCGCAAGGAGCTCGGCCGGCTGACCAAGACTTCAATCACGCCTGTCAGGCATGGCTCCGAAGAGGTACGAAATTCCACTTGTCACTGAAACGTACATAATAATAACTGGTATCTAGAAGTTGCGCGTCTCCTGGATGCCCCAGCCTGACGAGCCTCCAACCGAGACAGAAGACCTTGCAGACACAGTATTCCGCTTAATCGTTGGCCGTGTCGTCCCAGGCGCCGCTCACAGTGTCCTCCAGTGTCTTCCGCGATCCGACGACCAAGACCTAGTCACTGGCCATCCCGTCCCCGTACAACGCCAGGCTCGGGCTATGTCGTGGAGAGACAAGCTCCAGAAGTGGTTGAGAATTGTCGCACCCATCAGCAAGGATACTCAAAACACTCCACTGCTAGGGCTGCCCTCCGAATCAGCGATTCCCGAAGAGAAATGTCCTCGCACTGGAAATGTAGACGCTACTACAGCAAAATTTGGCCATATCCTACACCAACACGCTAGCACTTCGATCAAGGAACTCAACCGCAAACGCCGCATCCTGGCTCCCCTTACACCTCATCCCGCTGCTTTCTCCGCCCTCAAACCTGACAACGACTTGCCCCTGAAGGAGACTACTTCCATTGTTATGCACCTTTCGCCTCATATCGATACCTCAAAGAGTCCAGTAACGGATTCTAATGGGAAATTACTTGCAGATCCTGCTGCCTACATTACCATCCCCGTCCACCCTCAGGCCGATCTCGACAACTTCACAATCCCAAACGACGCAACTGCCCACATTTATGTGCCGTGGCACAACAGTGACGTGCTGCTTCCTACAGAGGCTGTAGATGTCCGCCTTGAGCACAAGCGCTCCTATGCTCTAAAAATAACTCACCCAGGCATAAAGAAATTCTTTGAGAAATCGCAACTTAACCTTCGGGAGGGTCAACTTAGAACACCGAGCCAAGCCGTGCTCAGGGTTCCAGGAAATTGGTTGCGAGGAAACGGCAGCGGCAGGATGAACACTGCGAAAAGAGACGTTCTTTACGACTTCCGTGGAACTGAGATCCATCAGACCGTGGAAATGCCTTGGAATGGCCACACACTGCGCTACTCTAGCATCGAGGCTGGACAGCATGGCGGCCAACGCCAGGAGATTACACTCCAGGCTGGTTTACCAGGCGAGAACCCGGTTGCTTTCAAGGATAAGAGACGTGAGAGCTTTTTACAACTGGTCGAGGACATGGCCACTGGAAGATACTTCTCCTGGTCTGAAGGCTACAAATCCATCAAGAGCCGCCAGCTAGAAGATTTCAGTTACAATCTGCTTGAAGAGGATCTCCCTGAGGACGTCATTGTCGACAACGAAAAGTTTGATTCGCACGGTCGCGTGAATAGATACAGACCAACTACGAACCGAGACAGTCACAAGCCCGACTCGCGTAGCCTCTCGAATCAACATAGGCCAGCCATCGAGATGAGCAATGGTAAGCATGATTCGCGAGACCGTATTGGTGAGCGTGAGTCAGCCACGAATGCGAACGGTGGCGAAGTTGAAATCCGTGGCCGTGTGGATGAACGCACGCCTGACCCAGAGCCAGAGGAAGAAACTCCAGTTGACACGTTTGACGACATAGACGCATTGCTTGCGGCGGAGGACCCGACTTCTGAGCTCAACCCCGACACGGCATCCGAGTCTGACAAGCAACATATTCACTGGACCGAAATTGACCAGAAATTAATCGCCCCAAGTAAAGCGACAGATCAGCTTATGAGTTTCCTCGAGAAGTACTCCAGCCCTAAGGCCTTTTTGACCGAAGACAATAAGGAGGTCTACGGTATCGATGCTGCCTACAAATACATGACGAGCGTTCCAATCGACAACTCGTCAGACTTGCCAGAATACGTGGCCACATCACCTAAATCTCGGAAGAAAGCATTTGCAActaaaaagaagaagactcaCAAAAAGGTCCAGAGTGAGAAGCTCGCAACCCAGGAGCCAGCATTCAAGCCCAAAGCAACGCCAAAGAAATTAGCAACTACCGGGAAAGCCAAGGAAAAGTCCAGCAAATGCACCCTCCCTGAGCTGCAGAAACCCGCCACAATGTTAGATGTAGATGCATTTGCGGCTCAGTTCGCCAGACGAGCGACTTCAGAAAACAGAGGGCAGGACCAAAATAGTGTCATTGGGTTCTTCGATACCCTTccaaaggagaagaagcctgctAAAAAGAAGTCCGctcaaaagaagaaagagtctACTTTAAAGAAAAAGCAGCCGGCATCGAAGGACTCGAAGAGCAAAAGGCTTTGAACCGCTCTCGAATGAAGTGCTTGAATATGCTACGACGACCAAAACGATGTCAGGAGTACGAACGCCGGTATGAATAAGGACGATCACTCGTTGAGGCTTGTGTGCCCCCTGCCCCCCGCCTCTTGCCCCTTTGTGTGTCTACAGCACCATGCCGGTTGTGACGTGCACGTTGTAAATGAGGAAATCGTGAAATTGCGAGGCAGCTTTGGATatagaaaagaaaaggaagagataATATTGTATATTAAACAGCATATGTATCATAGTTATGTAAGTAGCACCATTATTAGACGAATGTATAGAAAGGGGCAGTATGTATCATTAGTCACACCAAAATACAACGGACATCGggacatcaacaagacaaACATAGCGGTACAGCGCACACTGCATCGCTGTGATCGCCCCAAGCACTGAACCATCCCGCCTGTACGCGCTACTGGCCCTTCAGGTGTCGAGTATGCTGCTTACGATAGCCCAGGTCATTCAATTGAACGCGAGACACTTCACAAAAAGCTTCATTTGAAGCAGTCACACATCGCATCACAAGCATCATTGGTAGGAACAAGAAATTTTTGCACGAATCACTTCTAGACTCTCTATTCTTTTTTTGATTTGCACACAACCGAGATCCTGGCCTTTTTTCTTTGCCTCTCATTATGTGCCCCCAGACAAAAGCCGAGTGCTCATGCCAACATGATCATTTCGTCGTAGAAGCGAGTACATCAGCCCTTGGGCGTGAGATCGAAGTCGTAAGATCCCACTGAAGGTTGTCATTTCAGAAATAAGTTGCTTATTTCTTAGCGGCCTTGGCAGCGGACTTGGTGACCTTGCCGGCAGCACCAGAGGACTTCTCGACGGCCTTGATGACACCGACGGCGACGGTCTGTCGCATGTCACGGACGGCGAAACGACCCAGAGGAGGGTAGTCAGTGAAAGCCTCAACACACATGGGCTTGGAGGGAATCATCTTGACGATGGCAGAGTCACCAGACTTGATGAACTTAGGGGCGGACTCAGTAGCCTTACCGGTTCGGCGGTCGATCTTCTCCTGGATCTCGGCGAACTTGCAGGCAATGTGGGCAGTGTGGCAATCGAGGACGGGAGCGTAACCAGCACCGACCTGACCGGGGTGGTTGAGGACAATGACCTGAGCGGTGAAAGAAGCGGCACCCATGGGGGGGTCGTTCTTGGAGTCACCAGCGACGTTACCACGTCGGATGTCCTTGACGGAGACGTTCTTCACGTTGAAGCCAACGTTGTCACCGGGCTGGCCCTCAGTGAGCTGCTCGTGGTGCATCTCGACGGACTTGACTTCAGTGGTGACGTTGGAAGGAGCGAAGGTAACGACCATACCGGGCTTGATGACACCAGTCTCAATACGGCCGACGGGAACCGTTCCAATACCACCGATCTTGTAGACATCCTGGAGGGGAAGACGAAGGGGCTTGTCAACGGGACGCTTGGGGGGCTCGATGGAGTCGATGGCCTCGAGGAGGGTCTTGCCAG encodes:
- a CDS encoding elongation factor 1-alpha, with translation MGKEDKTHLNVVVIGHVDSGKSTTTGHLIYQCGGIDKRTIEKFEKEAAELGKGSFKYAWVLDKLKAERERGITIDIALWKFETPRYYVTVIDAPGHRDFIKNMITGTSQADCAILIIAAGTGEFEAGISKDGQTREHALLAYTLGVKNLIVAINKMDTTKWSEARYQEIIKETSSFIKKVGYNPKAVAFVPISGFNGDNMLTPSTNCPWYKGWEREIKSGKLTGKTLLEAIDSIEPPKRPVDKPLRLPLQDVYKIGGIGTVPVGRIETGVIKPGMVVTFAPSNVTTEVKSVEMHHEQLTEGQPGDNVGFNVKNVSVKDIRRGNVAGDSKNDPPMGAASFTAQVIVLNHPGQVGAGYAPVLDCHTAHIACKFAEIQEKIDRRTGKATESAPKFIKSGDSAIVKMIPSKPMCVEAFTDYPPLGRFAVRDMRQTVAVGVIKAVEKSSGAAGKVTKSAAKAAKK